TTTGGCTTTAAAAATATAAATGAAGAAGAAAAAGAAATTTCTTTATGGTTTTTAAAAGAATTAAAAAAATTTAAAAATTTAAAATTTGCTTTACATAGTTTTTTCTTTGATGTAAGTAATGATTTGGATTTTATTTTCTCCTTGGATTTTGACGGATACGGATTTGATTTTTATAATAACTCAAGAGATTTTATTTTGAAAAACTTTCCGGAAAATAAATTACTTCTTGCAGGAATAATAAATACAGATTCTACACTAATAGAAAAAAAAGAATTTATTGAAGAATTTATTGAAAAATCAATCAATTATGTAAAAGAAGAAAATATTTATGTAACCACAAACTGGTCTCCTGAATTTCTTCCAAGAGAGATTATGGATAAAAAAATAAAAAATTTAATTAAAGGAGAAAATTAAATGAAAATTTTAACTCATGAGATTGGTTCCCTTGCTAAACCCTCTTTCAGAGTTAAAGCTTTCAGAAAAATAAAACTTACAGATTCTGATATAGAAGAAGCAGAAAAATGGGGACATTTTCTTGAAATTGATGAAAGGAAAGAGTTAATTGATATCCTTTCAAAGAGAGAAAACTTTACAGAAGAGGAAAAAGAAAAAATACTCCACTTTTCTTCCCTTTATGCTATAAGACTTCTTGAAAAGGCAGGACTTGACCTTGTTTATGATGGAGAGCAGCATAGAGTGGAAATGTATGAGTATCCCGTAAAACACATAAGAGGATTTGAATTTAAAGGTCATGTTAGAAGTTTTGATAACAAATATTACAGGAAAGCTTCCTGTGTCTCAATCCCTACTTTAGTATCTCCCTATCATGATGAAGAATTTGAAAGAATAAAAAAATTAGCAAAAAAACCTGTTAAAATTCCTGTAACAGGAGCATATACAATAGTGGACTGGTCTTATGATGAGTACTTTTTAAGAAATATAAAACCAGGTGAGGGTGATATAAGAGAAAAAAGAAAAAAAGCAAGAAAGGAATTTTTACTTTCAATTGCCAAAAATTGTATTTATCCTGTTTTAAAATCCCTTTACGAAAAAGGAGCAAAATACTTACAGATAGATGAACCAGCAGCAACTACAAAAAGGGATGAGATAGATTTATTTGTATTAACAATGAAGGAAAGTATAGGTGATTTAAAAGGAAAGGTATTTTTTGGAACTCATATATGTTTCTCAGATTACTCTCTTTTATTTCCAAAAATTTTGGAACTTGAAGGAATACTTAATGAGGTTCATTTTGAATATGCAAACAGAGATACAAGGGAAATAGGTATTAATCCTGAAAAAAGAAGGGGTTATGAAATACTTAAAGAATTTAAAAATACAAAATTTATTGTTGGACTCGGAACAATTGATGTTCATACTGATTTTATTGAACCACCTGAACTCATAAGGGATAGAATTTTATATGCCCTTGATATTATAAAGGACCCTGATAGAATATATGTTGCACCAGATTGTGGTTTAAGAACAAGAACATGGGATATAGCCTTTAAAAAACTCAGGAATATGGTGGAAGGAAAATACCTTGCTGAGAAAGAAGCAAGAATTTAACTTAAAAAGATGGATATTTTAAAAATTTATAATATTTTAAAAAAAATAGAAGAAATAAATCCGAGGTTTGTCATTGAAAATATTTTTGAAGAAAAATTTGAAAAATTAATTACATTAAAAGAAATAGATAAAAAAAAATAGAAAAAGCTTTAAAAATCATTGAATTAATTAAAAAAGGCGAAAGACCTGAGTATATTTTCAAAAAATGTTTATTTTTAAATGAAGAATTTTATATAGAAAAAAAGGTTTTGATTCCAAGAGAAGAAACATCCCTTTTAGTCAATTATTTAAAGGAGCTTAAAGAAAAAAAATTAAAACCTGAAATCATTATTGATTTTGGAACAGGAACAGGAATTTTGGCAATATGGGCAAAAAGAATATTCCCTTTTTCCTATGTTTTAGCTGTTGATTTTTTAAAAAAAGCATGTAGATGTGCCAAAATAAATAGTAGAAAAAAAAGTGCAAAGATAAAAGTAATAAGGACAAAAAGTTTTAAAATTTTCAAGAAAGAAAAAATTGATTTAATTATTACAAACCCACCTTATCTTTCAGAAGAGGAATATAAAAAATATGGACCATTTAAAGGTGAATCAAAAATTTCCCTTTTTGGCGGGAAAAAAGGTTATGAAACTTTTTTGAAATGGTTAAAGGAAGGCTTTGAAGTTTTAAAAAATGGAGGTATTTTTATAAGTGAGATTTCAGAATTCTGGAATAAGGAAATTCTTTTAAGTTTTAAAAAATATTTAGTAGAGGAAATAAAAGATTTTTTTAATAAAAATAGGATTTGGATTTTTAAGAAGTTTTAAATTATTATTTTTAAATGCACCTTATATCACCATCAAGGATATACCTTTATGTTAGTTGTCCAAGGTGCTTTTATTTGGAGGTAAAAAAAGGAATAAAAAGACCAGTTGAATTTTTCCCGAGGATTCCTTCCCTTCTTGATAAAATTTTTAAAGAAATTGCTGAAGAATTTAAGGAAAAAGATCTCCCTTATTACTTTAAGAGATTTGGATTAAAGGGAAAACTCAAAAAAATAAAACTTGAAGATAAAAAAATAGAAAATACGGATTTAATCTTAAGGGGAATACCTGATGAGATCATTGAAAATGAAGAAAAAAAAATTTTACCTCTTGATTACAAAACTTCTTCAAAATTTCCTGATAAACTTCCAATTCCTGTCCAAATTCAACTTGATAGTTATTCTTTGCTTATTAGATTAAACAATTTTGAAACTAATGAAAAGGCTTTCGTTTTTTATTTTGTCCCTTATTATTCAAGGAATGAAAAGAGAATTAGATGGGATACAAAACTTTATGAATATTCAGTAAATTTAAAAAGGCTAAAGAAATTTATAATTGAAATAGATAAAACCTTAAGAGAGGACAAATTACCCGAACCTTCCAAAAGTTGCCACTTCTGTAAATATGTTGAAGATGTTAAGAATCTATAAAAAATTTAAAATTTTTTCTCTATTAAAAAAATAAACTTTTCTTCCTTTATGTTAATTCCCATCAAACTTGTATCCCTTTCAAATTTATAAAGGTGTGCAGAAACATACGCATCTAATATGTTAAAAGCCCATAAGGAAAAGGAAAGAATGAAATTATAAGAAAACCTGTATAGGGCACTTTGACTTTTCTCAATGTAGGGATAATCCCTTAATAATTCTCTCAAAAGGAAAACTTCTCCACAAAAGAAAAAAGCACCTTTAATATAATTTCCTGTATAAACCTGACCGAAACCAGGTAAAAGAGCGCTCATCCATGCTGCTTTTACTGGATTTTTATTCTCTGTTAAAATTAAAAATAAAAATAAAAATTTTATCAATAAAAAACCTCCATTAAAAATAACCCTTGTGGGGGTGCTATAATTAAAGTGTCAGGAACATTTTCAAGGACTCTCTTAAAACCATCAAGATCATTCCTTGAAGCAAAATATACCATCTGGCCAACAAGACTTCTAACAAGTTTATTTAAAAATCTCTTTGCATAAAAATATAAAAAAATTTTTTTACCCTTTCTTTCTGCATAACACTTTTCAATTTTCAAAAAACCGTTTCCCTCAGGTAAGGGAGAAAAGGGAGAAAAATCTCTTTCAATCTCTGTTAGTTTAGTCATTTTATAGAATAAATTATAATTCAATTTAAAATTAATTTCCCAGGCATATAGTCTTTCAAGAGGGGACCTTTCAAGGAGAATTGTGTATCTATAGAGTTTTGCTTTTGCGGATCTTCTTGCATGAAATTTATTACTAACAATTTCAATTTCTTTTACATAAATATCTCTTGGTAAAATTGCATTCATAGCTTTTCTTAATTTTTCCCTATCACCTTCAAATCTTTCATAAAATATTTTTTTAGGTGCATCAAAGTGAGCTACCTGACCCAAAGCATGAACTCCCCTATCTGTCCTTGAAGCTCCCTGAATTAAACCTTTTGCACAGATAAGTTTTTTTGTAACTTCATCAAGAACACCCTGAACTGTTCTAAAACCTTTTTGAACTTGCCAACCGTAAAAATTTGTTCCATCATATTCCAATTTAATTTTAAACCTCATTTTTTTAATTTTTTTGCAAAAAATATAGAAAGTTCAAAAAGTAAAACAATAGGTATTGCTAAAATACTCATTGTTATAAAATCAGTTGAAGGTGTAAAAAGAGCTGCAAGAATAAAAATTAAAACAATAACTTCCCTTCTTTTCGATTTTAATAATTTATAATCGAGAATATTAAGTTTAACAAGAATTAAAATTAAGATTGGTAATTCAAAAAGGAGACCTGTGAAAATTGTAACATATAAAAGGAAATTCACAATATCTGAAATATGCATAAGTGGTAACATTACATTTCCTGCAAAGGAAAGAAGAACTTTGATACCAAGAGGATAAATAACAAATATTGAAAAGAAGAAACCCACATAGAAAAGGAAGGGAGATAAAATTATAAAGGGTTTAATGTTTTTAATTTCATTTTCATAAAGACCTGGTTTAATAAATGCCCATAATTCATAAATCAAAAAGGGTATGGTAAAGAATATTCCCGATAAAAGAGAAACCTTCAATCTTACAATAAAAGCTTCCTGTGGAGAAAAAAAGTAAATTTCTCCGATTGGTTTTTTTATAAAATCTATAATTTTCAAAGAGAAAACAAAGGATATTAAAGTAAAGATAAATAGATAAATTATAACTCTTATGATTCTTATTCTTAATTCTTCTAGATGCTCAAGGAAAGATTCCTCCATCAGTAAGTTATTGCGTAAAGAAAAATGTTAATACCCATTTTAATTGCCTCTTCCCTTATTTCAGGTGGATCTCCATAAACATCTGTCCATCCGTCGGATATGTTTGAGTTATAAGTATAAAAGAGACATAATCTATCACCTATAAAAATTCCGTAACCCTTTGGTGGGCCTTCATAATGCTCGTGAATTTTTGGAAGACCTTTTTCAAATTTATAAAAAATATTATAAATAGCATGGTCAAAGGGAACCTCTTTAAGTTCTTTTTCAGGGAAAATTTTTTTAATTTCTCCTCTTATATATTTATCCATTCCATAATCATCATCAATATAAAGAAATCCACCTGATTCAAGGTATTCCCTTAAATTTTTAGCATCCATTTCTGAAAGTTCTACTTTTCCATGACCTGTCATAAAAAGGAGAGGATAATTCCTTATTCTTCTATCACCAACATCAAGAACTACCTCTTGCTCTATCATATTTATTCCAGTTCTTTTTTCAATTTCCTTTGAAAGATTAGGAATAATTTCAGGGTCATTATACCAGTCTCCTCCTCCTTCATATTTAAGCCTGACGATCTGGAGTTCAAGTATTGAAAATAAAATTAGAAAAAGGAACATATATATTCTAATGCATCCTTAAAATTTTTTGCTATAAAGCTCGGTTTCAAAGTCAATGGGTACCTTGTTTTTATATAAATTGTTATCATTCCCAGTTTATATCCAAATTCAATATCACTATCCTTATCTCCTATCATAAATTTTTTTTCATAATCAAAGGGAAATTCCTTTTTCCATAATCTATAAAAATATAAACCCGGTTTCCTGCAAGAACACATTTCTATAGGTAAATGGGGACAAAAGTAATATTTTAAAATTTTAACCCTTTTTAAATATAAAAACTGATCAAGTCTTTCATTATTTCTTTTAACATCTATTTCCTTATAGTAACCTTTATTTATTCCAGACTGATTTGAAAAAACAAAAAAGTGAAAATTTAATTTTTTTAATTTATGAAGACCTTCTATAACATAATCATTTAATTTTAACTTAAAGGGATCACCAAGAGTTCCATAGTCCCTATCTTCTATTAGAACCCCGTCTCTATCAAGAAAAAGCAAGTTTCTTTTCACAAAATTTTTAAAAGAAATTCTTTTAACTCTTTAAGAGCTTTTCCCCTGTGAGAAATTTCATTCTTTTTTTCTAAACTTAATTCAGCAAAAGTTCTACCAAGGGGTGGATAAAGAAATAAAGGGTCATAACCAAAACCCGAAGCACCCCTTTCTTCATAGGTAATAAAACCTTCCACTTCTCCTCTGAATTTGAAAAAATTACTTTTATCAAGAAAAAAATAAATTACACATATAAATTTAGCTTTTCTTTTTTCAAATGGAACACCTTCAAGCATTTTTAAAATTAATTTTCTATTTTCTTCATCTTTACCTGAATCTGAAAATCTTTTTGAATAAATTCCAGGAAGGTTATCAAGATAATAAACAACAAGACCAGAATCTTCACCAATTGTTGGCATTCCTGAGATTAAATTTCCGTATTTTGCTTTAATAAAGGCGTTTTCATCAAAACTTCTCCCCTTTTCCTTAAATCCCTTTTCTATCCCAAAATCCCTTAAAGTTAGTATTTCTATATTTAATTCTTTTAAAAATTCTAAATATTCTCTTCTTTTACCCTGATTTGAAGTAGAAAGGAGTATTTTCAAAAAATTATCTCTTGGGTGTCACCTCTGTTTCTGCAATCCAGGCATCATAATAACCGAGGCTTCTTAACCTCATTTTCATTCTTTCAGCCTCTTCTCTTGAAATAAAATCACCCACTCTTACTTTATAATAAGGTGGAATATATTCAACATAAACCTTATATTCTCCTTTAAGTCTTGCCTCTGCTTCTTTTGCGAATTTTTCAGCTTTTTCTTTATTTCCTGGTTTTGAAGCATCAACAGCAAGAATCTGAACCCTGTAACCAAAAACTTTTGAAGGTGAAGGCTGAGGTGGAGGAGTTTCCTTTTTGGATGTGGGTGCAATAACAACTTCACCTTCTTCAACAGTTTCAGGTGCAGGGGATGGAGCAGGTGTTTCCTCTTCTGTGATAACCACTGTTTCTTCTCCTTTCTTTTCTTCTGGAGCAGGTTTCTTTTCTTCTTCTTCTCCAATAATTACAATCTCACTTTCTGTCTCTGCAGGTGTTGCTGGCTGAGCAGCTTGAGGTGCACAGAAATAATATAGACTAATAAAGAGCAAGAAATAAATTAACTTCTTCATATTTTTATATAATTCCTCCTTTGCTTTAAGGATTTGAACCATCTTATTATTATAAATTTAAAATAATAAAAATGCAAAAATATTTAATTTATACAAAGGGGAAAAGTTTTACTGTTTATTTTCTAACTTCAGGAGGAGACTTTGAGGATTATGTAATTGGAGGAATTTCCTATCCTTACAGATTCAATGCTAAGGATTTATTATTAAGTTACAGTTTTGAGGGTTCACCCTTTGATTACAAAGTAACTCTTGGTTTTCATGAATATAGAGACGAAATAATAAGTGTAAATGGATATCCTGAAGATAAGGTAATATGGAACAGAGTAAGAGGTTTTCATTTAAATATTTCAATGGCTCAAACTTCAAAGGCATGGAGATCAGTATGTTATGGTATAGGTGGAACTTTTGGGTGGTTCAGGGATGAAGATTTAAAAAATGAAAAGGGGGTGCTTATTCCTGATAAAAAGGAGGGTCATGAATATCACTTAAATTTTCAAAGAATGATTTTCATATAGGATTTCTAATTCCTACTTACAATCTTGAATTTGACCCCTATTTTGTTTATCAAATTAATTTTGAACACATTGTTTTATCCCTTTATTTAAGAGCCAATATGTTAAGAAAAGGGGGAGGTATAGGTTTAAGTTTGGGTGTGAAATAAAAGTTTGAAGGGAAAGGTTTATATTCTTTATAATAAAAATTTAAGGCGGCGTAGCTCAGAGGCAGAGCAGGGGTTTCATAAGCCCTGTGTCGGCGGTTCGAATCCGCCCGCCGCCACTTTCTCTTAAAATTGTTCAAATTCGAATCAGCTACTTCCTTATCCCTTAAAACTGGCGGAATAAATTTAATTCTCAAAAAAGCAAAAGGTGACCTTGTATGGGATAAAAATAATAAAAAATATTATGACTTTACATCCTTTTTTGGCGTTTCTCTTTTTGGACACTTCAATCCCTTTATAATTAAAAAAGTTAAAGAATACTTTAAAATTAAACCTCACTCAATGGCGGATCTCTTTCCTTATGAAAAAAGAGAAAAATTATCAGAAGAAATTGTTAAATTTTTTAAAAACAAAGATTTGCTCTGCACCTTTGGAATATCAGGAACTGATGCAATTGAAATAGCAATTAAAACTGCCTTTTTATATACAAAAAGAGAAAAAATAATTTCCTTCAAAAATTCATACCACGGGCTTTCAATGTTCAACCTCTCTATTACAAATATTTATCATTTTAAAAAACCCTTTGAAAAATTTTTAAAAAATTACTCAATAGAAATTAAATATCCTGAAAGAGAAGAGGAAATTGAAGATCTTGAAAGGAATTTAAAAAGTCTAAACTCAAAAGAAATTGCTGGAATTATTTTAGAACCCATACAGGGAAGAGGTGGAATAAAAGTTCCCCCCAAAAATTTTATTAAAATTCTCTATGAATATGCTAAACTTAATGATATTATATTAATAATTGATGAGGTTTTTTCAGGTTTTGCAAGAACAGGTAAAGATTTCTGCTTTCAATATGAAATAGATTTCCCTGATATTTTGTGCCTCGGGAAAGCACTCGGAGGCGGATTCCCAATTTCTGCCTGTGTGGGAAAAAAAGAAATTATGAAAGTTTGGGAAATAAAAGGAGATCCCCTTTATGCAACAACCTTTTTAACCCATCCTTTATCAATAATATCATCCCTTGCCTTTTTAGAACTTTATAAAAAAGAAAATCCTTTAAAAATAGTAAAGGGAAAGGAGAAAATTTTTAAAGAACTACTTAAAAAATTAGAAAATAAAAGGGAAATTAAGGAAATAAGGGGAAAAGGAATTTTATGGGGGATAGAATTTAAGGACGAAAAACTATCTTTAAATTTATGGAAAAAATTAATAAAAAAAGGATTTTTAACACTTCTTGAAGGTGAAAAACACAATGTTTTAACTTTTGTCCCTTCTTTATATTTTTCAGAAAAAAAACTAAAAAAAATTATAGATTTTTTAGATATTTCTCTCCATTAAAAAAATTCTTCTTATCTCTTTTATATCTGCAATATCATGGGCACTTTTATCAAATCTGAACCTTTTAACCCTTGCAAACCTTAAGGAAAATCCTGAATTATAAACCTTACTTTCAATTACCTCATCAAAGGCAACTTCAACTACATAAAAGGGTTTAACCTTAATCATCCATCCAAAATTTTTTTCTGTTAAAGGAGGAAGATTTTTAGTAAGGAAAATCAAATCTTCTTCTTTTAGACCTTTAAAAGTTTTACCGAGATCAAGAAAATTTTTCCTTTCTTCATCAAGACAGGAAAGATGAAGATTTGATAAAAATCCCCTTCTTTTACCATGACCCCATTCAGCACCTGTTATAACAAGGTCAAGAGTATAAAATTTTTTCCATTTAAACCAGTATTTTCCTCTTTTTCCGTATGTATAAGGGCTCACAGGATCCTTGATAATTAAACCCTCATTCCCTTTTTCAATTGACTTTAAGAAAAAATTTTCTGCTTCATCCTTTTTATCAGTTATGATATAGGGCATTTTGATTTTTTCAGGAATTATCTCCTCAAGAATTTTCTTTCTTTCCTTAAGGGGGTAATCAAGTAAAAACTCTCCATCCACATAAAGAATATCAAAGACAAAGGGAGAAATATTTTCACTTTCAACATATTTTTTACCGAACTCCTTCATAAAATCCTGAAAGGGAATAGAGATTCCCTTTTCATTTAAAATAACTCCTTCAGCATCCAGAATAAAATCTCTTTTAAATACCTTAAAAAATTCTGTTAGATTTTTTAATTTAAATGTTATATCTTTTAAATTTCTTGAAAATATCTTTATTTTATCCCTTTCCTTATGAATCTGGAGTCTTGCTCCATCAAGTTTGAATTCAAGTAAAAAATTTTTTCCCTTTTTAAAAAGTCTTAAAGGATCTTCTTCAATTTCTGCGAGCATAGGTGAAAGGGGCTCAAAAATTTTGGGGTTAAATTCTTTAAAAATTAAATTACCCTTTTCAAAAATTTCATAAACAAGTTCTAAGATATTTCCTCTTTTAAGTAATTTTTCTCCTTCTTTAATATCAATTCTCTTTGCCTTTAAAAGGGCTTTAAAAATAATTTTTTCCTTTGCACCCTGCCTTACTTCTCCAATTAAATAATCAACAAAAAATGCTCTTTCTTTTTCATTTAAGTTTTTGAAAAAATCCTTTAAAAGATAAAACCTTTGACTTAAAGAACCTTCCCCTTTAATAAAGCTCAATTTTTTGATAAATTCCTCTATTTCCTTTAGTTCTATTTCCCTTACAGAAAAATCCTTTATTGAAGCTAAAACTTCCCTTAAGAGGGAGTAACCTACATTCAATTTCCCATAAAGGGGGATTCCTGAGAGAAGTGAAAAAGAAATTTTAATTTCCTCTAAACTTAATTTTTCAAAAAAATCAGATAAAATAAATATTTTATCCTTTAAAGAACTTTTTTCCTTAACTTTTTCATAAATATGAATAATTTCTGAAAAATACATAAAAAATTTTTATCCTAAAAACTTGAAATTTTCAAATTAATATTGTATAATTTAGTTGGTATTACCAACTATTTTAGGGTTCAATCCCCTAATATTAAAAGAGGAGGTTATAATGAAGGATTTAATTTTAAAGGCTATGATGAGCACATCCTTTTTTGTGCTCATCTCCTCAACAAAAACTTACTATCCTGAAAATTACAGAAACTGGTTCCATGTTAAAACTCTAATTCTTGAAGAAGGTCATCCACTATTTGAAGCCTTTGGAGGTATTCACCATGTATATGCAAATGAAAAGGCTTACAAAGCTCTCTTAAATAATGAAAAAGTTTTCCCTGAGGGTTCTGTATTTGTTTTTGACCTTCTTGAAGTGGTTAAAGAAAATAATTCAGTGGCAGAGGGAAAAAGGAAGGTTCTTGCCTATATGAAAAAGCATGGTAAAAAATTATTTGCAGAAACCGGCAACTGGGAATTTGCTGCCTTTGCAGAAGGAGACCCTTCAAAACAGATTGTTAAGGATGCTAAAAGGGAATGTTTCAGTTGTCACGCCTCTCAGAAGGAAAAAGATTATATTTTCAGTGGTTGGAGAAAATAAAAAATCTTTTCCTATAATTTCTCTTTGGAAAATTTAGATTTTAAAATCCTTTCCGGTCTTGAAAGAGTATCTGAAATTATGAAAGTTTTTTTAAGGAGGGAAAGTTCTAAATTTAAATTAAGTCCGACTCAGGTTCAAATCCTGCTTTCCCTCCTTTCTGAAGGGAATTTAAAAATAAAAAACTTGGAGAAAATTACTTCCCTTGATAAAACCACCCTTTCTAAGTCAATAAAAAATTTACAGAAAAAAAACTTTATTGAAAAAACTCAATCAGAATTAGACAGAAGAGAAAAAATCCTTAAGATTAAAGAAAATAAAAAAGAGAGCATAAAGAATTTCTCATTAAGTATAAATCTATTCAAAAAAGTATTAAAAAATTTTTCTGAAAAAGAAAAAGAAATTATTTTAAAGTTTATTTTTGATTTTATAGATTACTCCATTGATATGGGTCTTATAGGTTTACAGAAAATGTGTTCAAAATGTATCTATTTTAAAATTAAAAATAATAGATTTTACTGCAAATTTCTTAATAGGGAACTTAAAATAAGAGATTTAAAGATAAACTGTTCTGATTTTGTAAGTATTACATAAAAAATTCGGGTTCAATTCCTTTTTAAAAAAAGAGGTAAAAAATGAAATTTTTAAGATTTTTAATATCAATAGGTTTAACATCTTATCTTTATTCCCAGACTTTACAGGATGCTCTTGATAATTATGATCTCAATTTCATAACAGGAGGTAATGCAAACTGGTTCTATCAAACAAACTATTATTATTACGATAATGATGCTGCACAGAGTGGTACCATTACCCATAATCAGTTAACCTTTCTAAAAACAACCATCCAATCACCCTGTAGCTTAAAATTCTACTGGAGAGTTTCCTCAGAAGCAAACTATGATTTTTTAAGTTTTGTTAGAAAATATGCAGCCTCCCAACTATATGATAGAATTTCAGGAACAACTGGGAACTGGATACAGAAAAAAATAGTGATATTAAGCCCTGGAACAGACACAATGGTATGGACATATTCCAAAGATGGTTCGGGTTCTTCAGGACAGGATGCTGGATGGGTTGATTATGTGAGATATTTTCCAATAAACAACAACTTAGTAACACTTCAGGAAGCACTCGATAACACAAACTTAACCTTTTACAGTGATGGTAGTGCTCCCTGGATAGGCGAGACATGTTTCAGCTATGACGGTCAGGATGCTGCGATAAGTGGAAGAATACCCCACAACGGTTTCTCCCGTTTATATACAAATGTAGTAGGACCCTGTAGCTTAAAATTCTACTGGAGAGTTTCCTCAGAAGCAAACTATGACAGACTTTACTTTTTAAAGGATGATACTTTAAAAGATTTTATTTCAGGAACAACAGGAGGCTGGGTATTAAAAAGATTCATAATCAATGCCTCAGGGAATCACAGTATTAAATGGGTTTACTCAAAAGATGGTACAAACTCAAATGGTTCGGACTGCGCCTGGGTTGATAAATTTGAATATTTCCCCATAGGAACTGAGATATCAGAAAAAATTGATACTGAAAAATCTTACTTTGCAATTTACAATAATTTGGAAGGAGATTTAAAAATTAGGTTCTATGTTTCAGAAGAAGATACTAAGGATAAAATTGAATTGAGTCTATATAACATAACTGGAAGAAAAATGATTGATCTTTTATCGAAAAAGGAAATTAAACCAGGGGAATATATACTTAATTTCAATCTCTCAAAAGATAAAAATCTTTTAAAGAGAGGTTTTTACTTTTTGAAATTTACAACCTCTACAAAGAAATATACTAAGAAAATCTTAATTATAGAATAAATTTTTAAGATGTAGAATACCATAACAATATTGAATTTTTCTGGCTCAATAAGATCTTCAAAAGTGAATTTCTGCGAACCCTAAAGGGTGCGGCTACCATAAAATTATAGAACCTTTGTTTTTTGGAAAA
This DNA window, taken from candidate division WOR-3 bacterium, encodes the following:
- a CDS encoding ATP-dependent DNA ligase, which encodes MYFSEIIHIYEKVKEKSSLKDKIFILSDFFEKLSLEEIKISFSLLSGIPLYGKLNVGYSLLREVLASIKDFSVREIELKEIEEFIKKLSFIKGEGSLSQRFYLLKDFFKNLNEKERAFFVDYLIGEVRQGAKEKIIFKALLKAKRIDIKEGEKLLKRGNILELVYEIFEKGNLIFKEFNPKIFEPLSPMLAEIEEDPLRLFKKGKNFLLEFKLDGARLQIHKERDKIKIFSRNLKDITFKLKNLTEFFKVFKRDFILDAEGVILNEKGISIPFQDFMKEFGKKYVESENISPFVFDILYVDGEFLLDYPLKERKKILEEIIPEKIKMPYIITDKKDEAENFFLKSIEKGNEGLIIKDPVSPYTYGKRGKYWFKWKKFYTLDLVITGAEWGHGKRRGFLSNLHLSCLDEERKNFLDLGKTFKGLKEEDLIFLTKNLPPLTEKNFGWMIKVKPFYVVEVAFDEVIESKVYNSGFSLRFARVKRFRFDKSAHDIADIKEIRRIFLMERNI
- a CDS encoding cytochrome P460 family protein, whose product is MKDLILKAMMSTSFFVLISSTKTYYPENYRNWFHVKTLILEEGHPLFEAFGGIHHVYANEKAYKALLNNEKVFPEGSVFVFDLLEVVKENNSVAEGKRKVLAYMKKHGKKLFAETGNWEFAAFAEGDPSKQIVKDAKRECFSCHASQKEKDYIFSGWRK
- a CDS encoding helix-turn-helix domain-containing protein, with the protein product MENLDFKILSGLERVSEIMKVFLRRESSKFKLSPTQVQILLSLLSEGNLKIKNLEKITSLDKTTLSKSIKNLQKKNFIEKTQSELDRREKILKIKENKKESIKNFSLSINLFKKVLKNFSEKEKEIILKFIFDFIDYSIDMGLIGLQKMCSKCIYFKIKNNRFYCKFLNRELKIRDLKINCSDFVSIT
- a CDS encoding T9SS type A sorting domain-containing protein, encoding MKFLRFLISIGLTSYLYSQTLQDALDNYDLNFITGGNANWFYQTNYYYYDNDAAQSGTITHNQLTFLKTTIQSPCSLKFYWRVSSEANYDFLSFVRKYAASQLYDRISGTTGNWIQKKIVILSPGTDTMVWTYSKDGSGSSGQDAGWVDYVRYFPINNNLVTLQEALDNTNLTFYSDGSAPWIGETCFSYDGQDAAISGRIPHNGFSRLYTNVVGPCSLKFYWRVSSEANYDRLYFLKDDTLKDFISGTTGGWVLKRFIINASGNHSIKWVYSKDGTNSNGSDCAWVDKFEYFPIGTEISEKIDTEKSYFAIYNNLEGDLKIRFYVSEEDTKDKIELSLYNITGRKMIDLLSKKEIKPGEYILNFNLSKDKNLLKRGFYFLKFTTSTKKYTKKILIIE